In one window of Cellulophaga sp. HaHa_2_95 DNA:
- a CDS encoding bifunctional 4-hydroxy-2-oxoglutarate aldolase/2-dehydro-3-deoxy-phosphogluconate aldolase produces MTTSSTFSWEAYYKAPIVGIIRGETLETVREIAKAYIEAELFTIEITMNTEGVAQIIAMLRTEFPNLNVGAGTVCTLEDYSVAVSAGAQFIVTPIIDELVIKKAVADAIPIFPGAYTPTEIYKAWSLGASAVKIFPATQLGPTYIKDVLAPLNTIKLLPTGGVNKENIKMFFSAGAIGAGMGSSLLNKQLIKDKNYKELTTYFKSIKSEIVDFIN; encoded by the coding sequence ATGACAACTAGTTCAACATTTTCTTGGGAAGCTTATTATAAAGCTCCAATCGTAGGTATTATTAGAGGTGAAACTTTAGAAACCGTTAGAGAAATAGCTAAAGCGTATATAGAAGCGGAATTATTTACCATTGAAATTACGATGAACACAGAAGGTGTCGCTCAAATTATTGCAATGCTAAGAACAGAATTCCCTAATCTAAATGTAGGCGCTGGTACCGTGTGCACTTTAGAAGATTATTCGGTTGCTGTAAGCGCAGGTGCTCAATTTATTGTAACACCTATCATAGACGAATTGGTGATCAAAAAAGCCGTTGCAGATGCTATACCTATATTTCCAGGAGCTTATACGCCTACGGAAATTTACAAAGCATGGTCTCTTGGCGCTTCTGCAGTTAAAATTTTCCCTGCTACTCAACTAGGACCTACCTATATTAAAGATGTATTAGCACCGTTAAACACAATAAAACTGCTCCCTACAGGTGGTGTAAATAAAGAAAACATAAAAATGTTCTTTTCCGCTGGCGCCATTGGTGCTGGTATGGGGAGTTCTTTATTAAACAAACAGCTTATTAAAGATAAAAACTACAAAGAGCTCACCACCTATTTCAAAAGTATAAAATC
- a CDS encoding 2-dehydro-3-deoxygalactonokinase has protein sequence MKVREYFISCDWGTSNFRLRVVATSNLKIIAEHKTNQGIKTLFEQYTAQKTKKQTAFFAEYLTSQISKLPEEHRDHMVVTAGMASSNIGLFEMEYANFPLEANGDNLKWKYLKINTHLEVLLISGAKTETGMMRGEEIQAIGLNDQLASYKEGILLLPGTHSKHLTYHNAMFIDLKNFMTGELFEVLSQKSILSNSIEVKSEKFEEEPFIEGVTLGLRGLLSTSLFSVRAGHILQNKAKQSNYYFLSGLLIGDEIKYLKNTDKTIFLAAPDPVYSLYKTALNQIIAKENLISLNGASLEKALLMGQKKILQHYDN, from the coding sequence ATGAAAGTACGCGAATATTTTATCAGTTGTGATTGGGGAACCTCTAATTTTAGACTACGAGTTGTTGCAACTTCCAACCTAAAAATTATAGCAGAGCACAAAACAAATCAAGGGATAAAAACTTTATTCGAACAGTATACAGCACAAAAAACAAAAAAACAAACTGCTTTTTTTGCAGAATATCTAACTTCTCAAATTTCAAAACTCCCCGAAGAACATCGAGATCATATGGTGGTAACCGCAGGCATGGCTTCTTCCAATATTGGTCTTTTTGAAATGGAATATGCTAATTTTCCACTTGAAGCTAATGGTGATAATTTAAAGTGGAAGTATTTAAAAATCAATACCCATTTAGAAGTTCTGTTAATCTCTGGAGCAAAAACCGAAACAGGAATGATGCGCGGAGAAGAAATTCAAGCTATAGGTCTAAACGACCAATTAGCCTCCTATAAAGAGGGTATCTTACTATTACCAGGTACCCATAGCAAACACTTGACTTATCACAATGCTATGTTTATAGACTTGAAAAATTTCATGACAGGGGAACTGTTTGAAGTGCTTTCTCAAAAAAGTATTCTCTCTAATTCTATTGAAGTGAAAAGCGAAAAATTTGAAGAAGAACCATTTATTGAAGGAGTAACCCTTGGTTTAAGAGGTTTACTTAGTACTAGTTTATTTTCAGTGAGAGCCGGACATATTCTTCAAAATAAAGCTAAACAAAGTAACTATTATTTTTTAAGTGGGCTGCTTATTGGAGATGAAATAAAATATTTAAAAAATACCGACAAAACCATCTTTTTAGCTGCTCCTGACCCCGTGTATAGCCTATATAAAACAGCACTAAATCAAATCATAGCAAAAGAAAATTTAATCTCATTAAATGGCGCTTCTTTAGAAAAAGCCCTTTTAATGGGTCAGAAAAAAATACTACAGCATTATGACAACTAG
- a CDS encoding aldehyde dehydrogenase family protein: MNTTLKFGHKKLYINGDLRDASNGATFNVVCPADEQIIATLAWATEEDTQLALTSAQEGFKYWSALPLEKRIEWIDKLRNKLLEKSNLLREAIMYEMGKTWEGSLEDLTSITNSLSYYAEEIVKRQDISIADKEGTHEHYIKSQPLGVAVAFLAYNFPLLNLGFKLGPALAAGCSIILKPSEFSPLSAYIIGELCHEINFPKGVITIISGDIPAVGIPLCESKIPRLITMIGATETAQKLIAQSSKTSIKRYSMECGGNAPFIVFDDADIELAITIGAALKTGNTGQICVAPNRFFIHEAVIDAFMEGIVHKFKNTKIGFGRENKPDMGPLANKQSVLKVNAIIKEAINQGGKLIYGGKAIDRKGYYFEPTVIRLENNNAAVLQEEIFGPVATIVPFSTKEEVLTLANNTNAGLASYVFSSDAETLTYFADQLEFGEVQLNGVKYDIYLPHGGIKNSGIGVDCSTFALDDYLIKKRVTKALV, translated from the coding sequence ATGAACACAACTTTGAAATTCGGTCATAAAAAATTATATATAAACGGAGATTTAAGGGATGCCTCTAACGGTGCAACATTTAATGTGGTATGCCCAGCTGATGAGCAAATTATTGCCACATTAGCTTGGGCAACCGAAGAAGATACCCAATTAGCATTAACTAGTGCTCAAGAAGGATTTAAATATTGGTCTGCTTTACCTCTTGAAAAACGTATTGAATGGATTGATAAACTCCGAAATAAACTCCTTGAAAAAAGCAATTTGTTACGGGAAGCTATAATGTATGAAATGGGTAAAACTTGGGAAGGAAGCCTAGAAGACCTAACGAGTATCACCAATTCCCTTTCTTATTATGCTGAAGAAATTGTAAAACGTCAAGATATCAGCATTGCTGACAAGGAGGGTACACATGAGCATTATATTAAATCACAACCTCTGGGGGTAGCTGTAGCTTTTTTAGCCTATAACTTTCCCTTATTAAATTTAGGGTTTAAGTTAGGACCTGCACTTGCTGCTGGATGTAGTATAATTTTAAAGCCTTCTGAATTCTCTCCTCTATCGGCCTATATTATTGGCGAACTATGTCATGAAATAAATTTCCCTAAAGGAGTTATAACAATTATAAGTGGAGATATACCAGCCGTTGGTATTCCGCTTTGCGAAAGCAAAATTCCTCGTTTAATTACGATGATAGGAGCTACAGAAACAGCGCAAAAATTAATTGCCCAAAGTAGCAAAACATCTATTAAAAGATACAGTATGGAATGTGGTGGAAATGCTCCATTTATCGTTTTTGATGATGCTGATATAGAGCTAGCAATAACTATTGGTGCTGCACTTAAAACAGGAAATACAGGTCAAATTTGCGTTGCTCCCAATCGATTTTTTATCCATGAAGCTGTGATTGATGCGTTCATGGAGGGAATAGTTCATAAATTTAAAAATACAAAAATTGGTTTCGGCAGGGAAAATAAACCCGATATGGGACCCTTAGCGAATAAGCAGTCTGTTTTAAAAGTAAACGCTATTATTAAAGAGGCCATAAACCAAGGAGGAAAATTAATATACGGAGGAAAAGCCATAGACCGAAAAGGGTATTACTTTGAACCTACCGTTATTCGTCTAGAAAATAATAATGCTGCTGTTTTACAAGAAGAAATTTTTGGACCAGTAGCTACCATTGTACCATTTAGCACAAAAGAAGAAGTACTCACCTTAGCGAATAATACCAATGCCGGATTAGCCTCCTATGTTTTCTCTAGTGATGCCGAGACCTTAACTTATTTTGCAGACCAATTAGAATTTGGCGAAGTCCAACTAAACGGGGTAAAATACGATATTTACTTACCACATGGTGGCATCAAAAATAGTGGAATTGGTGTAGATTGTTCTACTTTTGCTTTAGACGATTATTTAATAAAGAAAAGAGTAACCAAAGCTTTAGTTTAA
- a CDS encoding mandelate racemase/muconate lactonizing enzyme family protein, which produces MKIKTIEPFVISHKLDTPFYFSQWQYDTRKICLVKITLEDGTYGWGEGYGPANVIKAGIEFFTPFLIGKTALENEVLWEEMYRRSMDYARSGSLQASLSAIDVALWDLKGKLLNQPVSVLLGGLKNPIIQPYATGLYFTRVENLEKSLIEEALLYKSQGFKAIKMKVGLSLKEDIKYVAAIRKAIGSDIRLMIDSNHAYSYKEAIELARKVEQYDISWFEEPVSPEDYKGYKKLRENTTIPIAGGECEYLKFGFKRLLENECIDIAQPDICAAGGLTEAKKIATIVQAFHKDVVPHTWGTWIAISAAAHFIGNLDKNPGRMYNDLPTMELDRTENALRDIVTQSQINVVNGQFCVPTTPGLGVDVDMNKLKEYLDKETLQNEHNFEIRS; this is translated from the coding sequence ATGAAAATTAAAACTATAGAACCCTTCGTAATTAGCCATAAGCTAGATACACCCTTCTATTTCTCGCAATGGCAATATGACACGCGAAAAATTTGCTTAGTCAAAATTACCTTAGAAGATGGAACGTATGGTTGGGGAGAAGGTTATGGTCCTGCCAACGTTATTAAAGCTGGAATCGAATTTTTCACTCCTTTTTTAATTGGTAAAACTGCATTAGAAAATGAAGTACTTTGGGAAGAAATGTACCGCAGATCTATGGATTATGCCAGAAGTGGTTCCCTACAAGCTTCCTTAAGTGCTATTGATGTGGCTTTATGGGATTTAAAAGGAAAACTCCTGAATCAGCCTGTATCCGTACTTCTAGGTGGTTTAAAGAATCCAATCATACAGCCTTATGCTACCGGATTGTATTTTACACGAGTAGAAAATTTAGAAAAATCATTAATAGAAGAAGCCTTACTTTACAAATCTCAAGGGTTTAAAGCGATAAAAATGAAGGTGGGCCTAAGTCTTAAAGAAGATATCAAATACGTGGCAGCAATACGCAAAGCTATTGGTTCTGATATTAGATTAATGATCGATTCTAACCATGCCTATTCGTATAAAGAGGCCATTGAATTGGCTCGAAAAGTAGAACAATATGATATCTCTTGGTTTGAAGAGCCTGTTTCTCCGGAAGATTATAAAGGGTATAAAAAACTAAGAGAGAATACAACAATCCCTATTGCTGGAGGAGAATGCGAATATCTAAAATTTGGTTTTAAACGCTTACTGGAAAATGAATGTATTGATATTGCACAGCCAGATATTTGTGCCGCGGGCGGACTTACAGAAGCCAAGAAAATTGCTACTATTGTGCAAGCGTTTCACAAAGATGTAGTGCCGCATACTTGGGGCACTTGGATTGCTATAAGTGCTGCTGCTCATTTTATCGGTAATTTGGATAAAAATCCAGGTAGGATGTATAATGACCTTCCTACCATGGAGTTAGATAGAACAGAAAATGCATTGAGAGACATTGTTACGCAAAGCCAAATAAACGTAGTTAATGGTCAATTTTGCGTCCCTACAACTCCTGGATTGGGGGTAGATGTAGACATGAATAAATTAAAAGAATATTTGGATAAAGAAACACTTCAAAATGAACACAACTTTGAAATTCGGTCATAA
- a CDS encoding L-rhamnose/proton symporter RhaT, translating to MNDYTLAITLVLFASFFQGTFGLGMKNIAPLKWEAWWLIQSLVAMIIVPVAWALFVIPDLFQVIQQTPSYTLFIAAFYGLLWGIGGILFGISVEKTGISITYGIVMGLAASVGSIIPLFQIEGAFEQPSFPIILAGVILLLIGVGITAVAGVKRDQLHTKNSSSNKSIKIGVIIAVTSGILSASLNVGFIKAGPVSSLAIESYNASTQNASLASWVVVLIGGFIMNGGYALFLLIKNNSWSSYKVKNSKKAYFWAVLTGIFWFAALGVYGQGAALMGNLGPVIGWPILLGLALIISNIWAYRAGEWNNAREPFKILLGGLAVLIGAICLLGYANY from the coding sequence ATGAATGATTACACCTTAGCAATAACCTTGGTCCTATTTGCAAGTTTCTTCCAAGGAACTTTCGGATTAGGTATGAAAAATATTGCTCCATTAAAATGGGAAGCTTGGTGGTTAATTCAATCATTAGTAGCTATGATTATTGTACCAGTAGCTTGGGCATTATTTGTAATTCCAGATCTTTTTCAAGTAATTCAACAAACGCCATCCTACACATTATTTATCGCTGCTTTTTATGGATTACTTTGGGGTATAGGTGGTATCTTATTTGGTATTAGTGTAGAGAAAACGGGAATATCTATTACCTATGGGATAGTAATGGGGCTTGCCGCATCTGTTGGAAGTATAATTCCGCTGTTTCAAATAGAAGGAGCTTTTGAGCAACCATCTTTCCCAATAATTCTAGCTGGAGTAATTCTTCTTCTAATTGGCGTTGGGATTACTGCGGTAGCGGGTGTAAAAAGAGATCAATTACATACAAAAAATTCCTCTAGTAACAAGTCTATTAAAATTGGAGTAATCATCGCAGTAACCTCTGGCATTCTTTCTGCCTCTTTAAATGTTGGCTTCATAAAAGCAGGGCCTGTTTCATCGTTAGCTATTGAAAGCTATAATGCTTCTACACAAAATGCAAGCTTAGCTTCATGGGTAGTGGTACTCATAGGCGGGTTTATCATGAACGGTGGTTATGCTTTATTTCTATTGATAAAAAATAATTCTTGGAGCTCTTATAAAGTAAAAAATAGCAAAAAAGCATATTTCTGGGCAGTTCTAACAGGTATTTTCTGGTTTGCCGCCTTAGGTGTATATGGACAAGGCGCAGCATTAATGGGTAATTTAGGTCCTGTAATAGGCTGGCCTATACTTTTAGGACTAGCATTAATCATTAGTAACATTTGGGCTTATCGTGCAGGAGAATGGAATAATGCACGAGAACCTTTCAAAATTCTACTAGGGGGGCTAGCCGTTTTAATTGGTGCCATTTGCCTTCTAGGATATGCCAATTATTAG
- a CDS encoding GntP family permease: MTALITLILCITLLIIAITIFKIHPIPALLFFGLLLGITTGGTVSTVTESLLNGFGNTLKWIGLIIFFGAFLGEILSESGGAEIIANTIIKVFGVKYLPLSMAFIGFLIGIPVFMDVAYLTLLPTLQVLSKKSGHSILVLGLSLAMSLTVAHALIPPTPGPLAVAALLEVNVGDIIPLNILIAIFAIGGGLIWLQWNKKFLQRAKTQETIQISVKKKQLKGFKKILPFVALLLPLALMSIGAIYSSDNQIIAFIKNPIWALSLGILCALPLISTLDFSKTIHQYFQNAASKTALVILITGTGGAFGQVIKDTEIVNALFSDVNATGVMVIIIPFFLSMLFTTVTGSITVSLITTASIVAPLIANGMLDPKFTTAAICAGSLGIIHVNSSFFWLFKEVHDISVSKLLKSFSVLSLLTSLSGGVIVLATYYIQKLL; encoded by the coding sequence ATGACGGCATTAATCACCTTAATTCTTTGTATTACGCTATTAATTATAGCTATCACAATTTTTAAGATTCACCCGATTCCTGCATTGCTTTTTTTCGGCTTACTATTAGGAATAACTACTGGCGGTACGGTAAGCACTGTGACGGAAAGCTTATTAAATGGTTTTGGAAATACATTAAAATGGATAGGCCTCATCATATTTTTTGGCGCATTCTTAGGTGAAATTCTATCCGAATCTGGAGGTGCCGAAATAATTGCAAATACGATTATAAAAGTATTTGGAGTTAAATATTTACCGTTAAGTATGGCTTTCATTGGTTTTCTTATTGGTATTCCTGTATTTATGGATGTTGCTTACTTAACTTTACTACCAACATTACAAGTCCTATCTAAAAAATCTGGCCACTCCATATTGGTCCTAGGGCTCTCATTAGCTATGAGTTTAACCGTGGCACATGCGCTTATACCTCCTACTCCTGGTCCGCTAGCTGTAGCCGCACTTTTAGAAGTTAATGTGGGTGACATTATCCCTCTAAATATTTTAATCGCAATATTTGCTATCGGTGGTGGCTTAATTTGGCTCCAATGGAATAAGAAGTTTTTACAAAGAGCAAAAACTCAAGAAACCATTCAAATTAGCGTCAAAAAAAAGCAGCTTAAAGGCTTTAAAAAAATATTGCCTTTTGTAGCACTTTTATTGCCACTAGCACTTATGTCTATTGGCGCAATTTACTCTTCTGACAACCAAATTATAGCTTTCATTAAAAATCCTATCTGGGCTCTATCGCTAGGAATTTTATGTGCACTCCCGCTGATATCAACATTAGATTTTAGTAAAACTATACATCAATATTTTCAAAATGCCGCGTCAAAAACAGCTTTAGTAATTCTTATTACTGGCACAGGTGGGGCTTTCGGGCAAGTGATTAAAGACACTGAAATTGTAAACGCCCTGTTTTCTGATGTTAACGCCACTGGGGTAATGGTAATTATAATTCCTTTTTTTCTAAGTATGCTATTTACAACAGTAACTGGTTCTATAACGGTTTCTCTTATTACTACCGCCTCTATAGTAGCTCCTTTAATTGCTAATGGCATGTTAGACCCAAAATTTACCACTGCTGCTATATGTGCTGGTTCCTTAGGAATAATTCATGTAAATAGTAGCTTCTTTTGGCTATTTAAAGAAGTGCACGATATATCCGTAAGTAAACTTCTAAAATCTTTTAGTGTGCTTTCTTTGCTGACGTCCTTATCTGGAGGAGTTATTGTTTTAGCCACGTATTATATCCAAAAATTACTCTAA
- a CDS encoding AraC family transcriptional regulator translates to MKLTYKQTENRPENSFLARQDRLPCIEQNWHFHKELELIYFIKSTGTRYVGNSIGNFAPGELYLIGSNVPHLFKNHKEYYADNLEDEAVDLVVIKFVPDFLGENFLDLAESKKIQLLFQRANMGLQFSKAVTYLVHNYILGLLGNKGLSRIIGLLNILDILSVGENYKTLCSEVITSNYSKNEKDRMGRVVTFLTENFDKKIELDEVAAIAYMTPNAFCRYFKKRTHKSFTQYLNEIRLRHACKLLIEGEMQIATVCYQSGFNTLTNFNRQFKTLMKVTPSEYMEKYNEALGSR, encoded by the coding sequence ATGAAATTAACCTATAAACAGACGGAAAACAGGCCTGAGAATTCATTTCTAGCAAGACAAGACAGATTGCCGTGCATTGAACAAAATTGGCATTTTCATAAAGAATTAGAATTAATTTATTTTATAAAAAGTACAGGAACAAGGTATGTTGGTAATTCTATAGGCAATTTTGCTCCAGGAGAATTATACCTAATAGGAAGCAATGTTCCTCATCTCTTTAAAAATCACAAAGAGTATTATGCTGACAATTTAGAAGATGAGGCTGTAGATCTGGTGGTTATCAAATTTGTGCCTGATTTCTTAGGTGAAAATTTTTTAGATTTAGCGGAATCAAAAAAAATACAGTTACTCTTTCAGCGTGCAAATATGGGGCTACAATTTTCTAAAGCGGTAACCTATTTAGTACACAATTATATTTTAGGCTTGTTAGGAAATAAAGGGCTTTCAAGAATAATTGGCTTATTGAATATTTTAGATATCCTCTCTGTAGGTGAAAATTACAAAACCTTATGCTCAGAAGTAATTACAAGTAACTATAGTAAAAATGAAAAAGATCGCATGGGGAGAGTGGTCACTTTTTTAACAGAGAATTTTGACAAAAAAATTGAATTGGATGAAGTAGCGGCTATTGCTTATATGACACCCAATGCTTTTTGTCGTTACTTTAAAAAAAGAACCCATAAATCCTTTACACAATACTTAAACGAAATTAGGTTACGTCATGCCTGTAAACTTTTAATTGAAGGAGAAATGCAAATAGCAACGGTTTGCTATCAATCTGGCTTTAATACACTCACCAATTTTAATAGACAATTTAAAACGCTCATGAAAGTTACTCCTTCAGAATATATGGAAAAGTATAATGAAGCTTTAGGGTCACGATAG
- a CDS encoding glycosyltransferase family 2 protein codes for MEDTLSIIISTYNSEKWLQKVLWGYNVQTYKQFEIIIADDGSTPATKQLINEIKKDVFYNIQHVWHEDNGFQKCKILNKAIRACNFDYILMTDGDCIPRKDFVQVHYVNRKKGFFLSGGYSKLPLSISEQITQMDIEAQNCFDIKWLKQNGLPKKFKKKKLIADAEKAAFLNKITTTKASWNGHNSSGWKKDILAVNGFDERMQYGGEDREMGHRLFFRGIKGIQIRYSAVCVHLDHERSYKNDAIIAINKKIRKETKFTKSIWTPYGIMK; via the coding sequence ATGGAAGACACACTTTCTATAATTATAAGCACTTACAATTCTGAAAAATGGTTGCAAAAAGTACTTTGGGGTTATAACGTACAGACCTATAAACAGTTTGAAATTATCATTGCTGATGACGGCTCTACTCCCGCCACAAAACAATTAATCAATGAGATTAAAAAAGATGTCTTTTACAACATACAACATGTATGGCACGAAGACAATGGCTTCCAAAAATGTAAGATTTTAAATAAAGCTATCAGAGCTTGTAATTTTGATTACATCCTGATGACGGATGGTGACTGCATACCTCGAAAAGATTTTGTACAGGTACACTATGTAAATAGAAAAAAAGGATTCTTCTTATCCGGCGGATATAGTAAGCTTCCACTGTCTATCTCAGAACAAATTACCCAGATGGATATTGAAGCGCAAAATTGCTTTGATATAAAATGGTTAAAGCAAAATGGATTGCCTAAAAAATTTAAAAAGAAAAAATTGATTGCAGATGCCGAAAAAGCAGCCTTTTTAAATAAAATTACAACGACGAAAGCATCTTGGAATGGTCATAATTCATCTGGTTGGAAGAAGGACATTCTTGCTGTTAACGGATTTGATGAACGTATGCAATACGGTGGCGAAGATAGAGAAATGGGGCACCGTTTATTTTTCAGAGGAATCAAGGGAATACAAATTAGATATAGTGCCGTCTGCGTACATTTAGATCACGAAAGAAGCTACAAAAACGATGCTATAATCGCCATAAACAAGAAAATACGTAAGGAAACTAAATTCACAAAAAGTATCTGGACACCCTATGGGATTATGAAGTAA
- a CDS encoding MCP four helix bundle domain-containing protein, which produces MFKNFTIAQRIQVGLILGIAFLLVLGTNRLDKRHFSTVQTTVNSVYKDRVIVQNLIYKLNAIFHAKELRFILKKDFNTIPDENKKAEELFSDFAATKLTSKEKNVLDNLQDQFQNLKILETNLLQNAEALQGNHQTSAERMLSKINQNLNVLAKIQLEESRELTELSNKSLGMTILLSKLEVAFLILIGIAMLTLIFYPIKSGEVVQE; this is translated from the coding sequence ATGTTTAAAAATTTTACAATAGCGCAAAGAATTCAAGTAGGATTAATTTTAGGAATAGCTTTCTTACTAGTTCTAGGTACAAACCGATTGGACAAAAGACATTTCTCAACTGTTCAGACTACAGTAAACTCGGTATATAAAGACAGGGTTATTGTGCAAAATTTGATTTATAAATTGAATGCCATCTTCCATGCGAAGGAATTACGGTTTATACTTAAAAAAGATTTTAACACAATTCCAGACGAAAATAAAAAGGCAGAAGAATTATTTTCAGATTTTGCTGCTACCAAGCTTACTAGTAAAGAAAAAAATGTTCTTGATAATTTACAGGATCAGTTTCAAAACCTAAAAATATTAGAAACTAATTTGCTTCAGAATGCTGAGGCTTTACAAGGAAATCATCAGACATCAGCAGAACGTATGCTCAGTAAAATAAATCAAAATTTGAATGTTCTCGCTAAAATTCAGCTTGAAGAAAGTAGAGAACTGACAGAACTTTCGAATAAGTCGTTAGGGATGACTATTCTCTTGTCTAAATTAGAAGTTGCTTTTTTAATATTGATTGGTATAGCCATGTTAACTCTTATTTTTTATCCCATAAAAAGTGGGGAAGTGGTGCAAGAATAA
- a CDS encoding universal stress protein, with translation MPKKILLTTDFSMSSWNAIQYALKLYKNQECDFYLLNTYAKDVYGLDSYVLLDPDDVFDKMSENLSKDGLGDVLAQLSGIDENLKHRFHVFSRSERFLDAVRNLVYSLKIEMIVVGAKGKTNGEQGKYGRNTLGIIETIRKCPVLIVPKNATFNQPEEIVLATNFNTDFDISEIKYLVEIAKMSNARVQILSLTDDSVMTAQQKDNKSLLENYLVGLDYIFNVLHNVKMSAALSCFIEIKRSNMISYVDKKPSVWETLGFVRPSLGKLGYFNDVPVLALHG, from the coding sequence ATGCCAAAGAAAATACTATTAACTACTGATTTTTCAATGAGCTCTTGGAATGCTATACAATACGCCTTAAAGCTTTATAAGAATCAGGAATGTGATTTTTATCTTTTGAATACGTATGCAAAAGATGTGTATGGTTTGGATAGTTATGTGCTTTTAGATCCTGATGATGTGTTTGATAAAATGTCTGAAAATCTTTCGAAAGATGGGTTGGGAGATGTACTGGCGCAATTATCTGGAATTGATGAAAATTTAAAACATCGTTTTCATGTGTTCTCACGATCAGAAAGATTTTTAGATGCGGTAAGGAATTTAGTATATAGTCTTAAAATTGAAATGATTGTAGTTGGGGCAAAAGGAAAAACAAATGGGGAACAAGGTAAATATGGTAGAAATACTTTAGGAATAATAGAGACCATACGAAAATGTCCCGTTCTAATAGTTCCTAAAAATGCAACTTTTAATCAGCCGGAAGAAATTGTTTTAGCGACTAATTTTAATACCGATTTTGATATTTCCGAAATTAAATACCTCGTTGAAATTGCTAAAATGAGTAATGCGCGTGTTCAAATTTTGAGTCTAACGGATGATAGCGTAATGACAGCGCAGCAAAAGGATAACAAATCGCTTTTAGAGAACTATCTAGTTGGTCTTGATTATATTTTTAATGTGCTCCACAATGTAAAGATGTCCGCTGCACTCAGCTGTTTTATAGAAATTAAACGTAGTAATATGATAAGCTATGTAGATAAGAAGCCCTCTGTTTGGGAGACCCTTGGTTTTGTTAGACCATCTCTGGGTAAATTAGGTTATTTCAATGATGTGCCTGTACTCGCACTACACGGTTAA